In Pseudomonas sp. Q1-7, the genomic window ACTGGCAGAACCTCGCCCTGGGCATCGACCAGCACTTCACCTACGGCGACCCGGCTACCCTGCCCTGCGAGCCACTGGAGTACATCACCCGGCAGATGCAGGGCGACTTTGCGCTGCTCGACCAGCGCGACGGTGACCTCTACATGGACGCCGGCATGGTCACCTGTCCGGCGGACTGGTCGCTGCGCTTCGATGCCGGCATGAGCTTCAAGCAGTGGCATGCGCCGGTCCCCATGGCGCACCAGATCGGTGTGTTCGACCGCGCGCTGAAGTACCTGCTGAACATTCAGGTGGGCCATCCGGTGCGCCGCCTGAACTGGACCCTGACCATCAACCCACGCCTGGACACCTCGCCCGAGACCTACCACGAGTGGGGCAGCGACCGCGGCACGGTCACCCCGGAGAACGTCGGCCGCCTGGTGCACCTGCGCGTCGAGCTGCAACTGATGGCCCGTTTGCCGCGCTCCAACGCGCTGCTGTTCGGCATCCGCACCTACCTCATCAGCCTCGACGAACTGGCCACCAACGCGGCGTGGGCGCAGCGCCTGCACCGGGTGATGCGCGACCTGCCCGACCCTATCGCCGACTACAAGGGCATCACCCGCTACCGCCAGGCACTGGTGGACTGGCTACGCCAGTTCGATGCCGAAGCCTGAAGCAACCCCACTGACAACAAGAGGACTTTCCCATGGCTAATTCATGGCGCATCAGCGCGCTCCGCGAACGCCACCTGGCACTTGGCTCGAACCTGGAAGACTGGAATGGCATGGGCACCGCCTGGACCTACGCCAGCGATCTCGCCGACCACCACGAAGCCATCCGCACCCGTGCCGGACTGATGGACGTATCCGGTCTGAAGAAGGTGCATTACGTCGGCCCCCACGCCGAAAGCCTGCTGGACTTCGCCACCACCCGCGACATCAGCAAGCTCTACCCCGGCAAGTCGGTGTACGCCTGCATGCTCGACGAAGACGGCAAGTTCATCGACGACTGCATCGTCTACCGCACCGGGCCCAACGCCTTCATGGTGGTGCACGGCGCCGGCACCGGCTACGAGATGCTCATCCGCTCGGCCCAGGGCCGCCAGGTTGCTGTGTTATTCGACGACGACCTGCACGACCTGTCCCTGCAAGGCCCGAAGGCCGTGGACTTCCTTGCCGAGCAGGTACCAGGTATCCGTGACCTGCCCTACTTCCACCACATGCAGACCAAGCTGTTCGACCGCCCGGTAATGATTTCCCGCACCGGCTACACCGGCGAGCGCGGCTACGAGATCTTCTGCAAGGCCGCCGACGCGCCGGCCATCTGGGACGGCATCCTGGCCAAGGGCAAGAGCCTCGGCATAATCCCCTGCGCCTTCACCGCGCTGGATTGGCTACGGGTGGAGAGCTACCTGCTGTTTTTCCCCTACGACAACTCGCAGATGTACCCCTTCGCCGACCAGAAGGCCGGCGACACGCTGTGGGAACTGGGCCTGGACTTCACCGTATCGCCCGGCAAACAGGACTTCCGTGGCGCCGGTGAGCACTACCGGCTCAAAGACCAGGAACGCTTCAAGATCTTCGGCGTGCTGCTCGACGGTCACATCGCTGCGCAGAACGGCGACACCCTCTGGCACGACGGCCGCCAGGTGGGCGTGATCACCTGCGCCATGTACTCGCGCCTGACTGAGCGCTCCATGGCCATCGCCCGCGTCGAGCCGCAGATCGCCGAACAGGGCATGCCCCTGGAGGTACGCGGCAGCCTCAGCGTGAAAGCCGTCGCCCACACCCTGCCGTTCGATGACCCCGAGAAGAAGAAGCGCACCGCCAAGGGCTGAACGCCACCTTTTCTTGCCTGTACGAGAGCCACCGAGATGAATCACTACATCCTCAAAATCAGTTGCCCGGCAACCTCCGGCATCGTCGCGGCCGTCACCACCTACCTGGCCGGGCGGCAGTGCTACCTGAGCGAACTGGCCCAGTTCGACGACGAGTACACCGGGCGCTTCTTCATGCGCGCGGTGTTCCGCTTCAACACTGGCAGCAAACCGGACATCGACACCCTGCGCCAGGGCTTCGAAGACATCGCCGTCCCCTTCGACATGGACTGGGAATTGTTCGAAGGCAACCGCCCGATGCGCGTACTGCTGATGGTGAGCAAGTACGACCACTGCCTGACCGACCTGCTCTATCGCCACCAGAAAGGCGAGATGGACATGCAGATCACCGCCATCGTCTCCAACCACCTGGACCTGCGTCCGATGGCCGAGCGCGAGGGCATCCGCTTCATCTACCTGCCAGTCACCCGCGACACCAAGGCCCAGCAGGAAGCGGCGCTGATGCAGATAGTCGACGAAACCGGCACTGAACTGGTGGTGCTCGCGCGCTACATGCAGATCCTCTCCGACGACCTGTGCAAGCAGCTCTCCGGCCGCGCCATCAACATCCACCACTCGTTCCTCCCCGGCTTCAAGGGGGCCAAGCCCTACCACCAGGCTTACGAGCGTGGTGTGAAGCTGATCGGCGCCACCGCCCACTACGTCACCTCGGACCTCGACGAAGGCCCGATCATCGAGCAGGAAGTGCAGCGCGTGGATCACGCCTACCTG contains:
- a CDS encoding aminomethyltransferase family protein is translated as MANSWRISALRERHLALGSNLEDWNGMGTAWTYASDLADHHEAIRTRAGLMDVSGLKKVHYVGPHAESLLDFATTRDISKLYPGKSVYACMLDEDGKFIDDCIVYRTGPNAFMVVHGAGTGYEMLIRSAQGRQVAVLFDDDLHDLSLQGPKAVDFLAEQVPGIRDLPYFHHMQTKLFDRPVMISRTGYTGERGYEIFCKAADAPAIWDGILAKGKSLGIIPCAFTALDWLRVESYLLFFPYDNSQMYPFADQKAGDTLWELGLDFTVSPGKQDFRGAGEHYRLKDQERFKIFGVLLDGHIAAQNGDTLWHDGRQVGVITCAMYSRLTERSMAIARVEPQIAEQGMPLEVRGSLSVKAVAHTLPFDDPEKKKRTAKG
- the purU gene encoding formyltetrahydrofolate deformylase gives rise to the protein MNHYILKISCPATSGIVAAVTTYLAGRQCYLSELAQFDDEYTGRFFMRAVFRFNTGSKPDIDTLRQGFEDIAVPFDMDWELFEGNRPMRVLLMVSKYDHCLTDLLYRHQKGEMDMQITAIVSNHLDLRPMAEREGIRFIYLPVTRDTKAQQEAALMQIVDETGTELVVLARYMQILSDDLCKQLSGRAINIHHSFLPGFKGAKPYHQAYERGVKLIGATAHYVTSDLDEGPIIEQEVQRVDHAYLPDDLVAIGRDTETVALSKALKYHLEHRVFLNGDKTVIFR
- a CDS encoding heme-dependent oxidative N-demethylase family protein, translated to MTLTFKPLETYRDDFSFRNSPAAIARFPFPFPEDQYMYSVNLEPAVSRDPGSVFEHSFDVDEHYVSEMAERARVLELDPDRCLVMPHMAQAAWDTLEMLMEHLARDYPQHFRLTRNGDAWHWQNLALGIDQHFTYGDPATLPCEPLEYITRQMQGDFALLDQRDGDLYMDAGMVTCPADWSLRFDAGMSFKQWHAPVPMAHQIGVFDRALKYLLNIQVGHPVRRLNWTLTINPRLDTSPETYHEWGSDRGTVTPENVGRLVHLRVELQLMARLPRSNALLFGIRTYLISLDELATNAAWAQRLHRVMRDLPDPIADYKGITRYRQALVDWLRQFDAEA